In Narcine bancroftii isolate sNarBan1 chromosome 7, sNarBan1.hap1, whole genome shotgun sequence, the sequence AATTGGGTTTGATTGCTTTCAATTCAGTTCCTACAGATATGGACATATCTTGGCAAACTTGGCACTCACATGAATGCAGAGTAAGCTATGGTTAGTCAATATTACACACCCCCATGCACAAGGTGTTGTAGAATGTGGGCTTTGAGGAGAAGCCAAGATTGTAGCTAAAAAAAAGCTTCAGTAAAGGATGAAAATCAACAAAAATTCAGGTGCTGGAAGTTGAacataaaaatttaatttttcccactgctattattatttatttgtttacaacaGGATAGAAACAGTTTCCAGACAttaaaatccatgctgcccatttacacgaACAATTCTGTACGTTTTGGGGAAACCCATGTTTCTCACTTCATTGTTTCCTTTGGGTAAGCAACAGATAACTCACCAAGTCCAGCCATGTTTGTTGGACATGGAATATTTCTCCATTATAGCTGTGAGGCGAAGCAAGGAAAACTTTTGCAGTAGATTGAGCTGTGCTGCCGACTGGGTGCTGATCTGCAGTGAAGCTAAAGTGAAGCTAAGTTGATGAGAAATCTGAAAACTATGCCACCGCAACCTCTGAcgcctgtaaaaaaaaaacaaacatgagAAAGCATGACATTTAGACATTGCATTCAATAAAATGGCCTAACTATTAACAATGTAGTGAAGCAGCAAGTTAGGATTGGTTAATGAAATGTTTTGTCATTATATCTGCAATAGAACTCAATGTAAAATTCAGAGATTTGGCTTAGACAAGATAAACAACAGGCAACAATAACAGATTCAGGAACTTTTAAAGTGTCTACTATTTCACTGTAGTTAGGAGTTCCTCATCCAGATGCAGTCTAACATACTTCCAAATAAATCAGGTATGCAGAAACAGATGTGATGTGTTTGTCTTGAACTCTGTCCCATTGGTTGGATTGGAAAGTGGAAGATTTAGATCAGCAGCGCAACAGCTTAAGTGAGGAttgagaggtgtacaaaatctaGAAGACCACACTCTCCAATAGTTCTAGGAATGCTTAAATAAATTGCAAGGAACAAGCATaaaaatcaatatttggaaattaCTCCTCTTGAATGACAGGGAAGTGCAGTCATCTATCTTTTATTGCTATTGGTTATGGATTTCTTATTAGTTGAGATTCTGGACTCTCCAAATGTCAACCTGACAAAAAGATTTGCTTCTCAAGGTTTCTACTCAAGATTTCATTTACATGCACATTGTTTTCTTCATTTTTAACAGTTTTATTTCTGAATTATATTCTGACGAAGTGAAATAAAGGAGGCTGAAAATTTCATTCCTAAATTTTAATTACCTGGCTATGTTAAGCAAATAATGTGTTAGGGTTTTATTAtcaatttgattctattttattgAAATCAGTTCCATTGAATGcaactccctctgcaattggattcttgacttcctgtcgggaagacctcaagcagtccggaTCAGTTACAACACTTCCAAGGCCATCACCCTGAGCACAGGCCACCTGTGAGAATGAGGAGTCTGCATACAGACCCATGGATGTGGGGACTTTACAGAGCAGATCCTGATTACAGGGATTATAGGTCATCGTTCTATATTTGGGGGTGATTAGGACTCCCAGGAAAACGATACATTGCCAACCCAATGCCACCCTACTTTTGCTACTGCCTTCTTTATTCTCTCTGGAGAGACTTCACTTCCCAGGAGTCCTCATACAAATTATGTGCCAACCACCTGTCCAGAGTGTAGCCTTTGCATGAGAAATGTGCTGAGCAATTTTTAATGTTACTTAAAGGAAAGTGAGCTATATTAACAATTTCCTTAAGCAACAATGTCCCaactttacaattttttttgtgacTTCCTGTGTTGCATTAGCACTCATTTAGAATACTAAAAGTACCCAAATTCCAATTTTTGGGCATCGATGATTCATTGTGCAAGGGAGATACATCTTGAAAATACTATAAAATATGCCATCTGAAATTAACTAAACAAGCCAGTTATTAAGTGCAATATTTTTTACACTCCAAACAATTTAATTCTCTATTGAAATTTATAGTTGAAGAGCAACACCAGCAAAGCCGAGCCCATGGGTTTCTCTTCTTTTGAGTTTGGTTAAACTGAAACCCAGTGTTTTACCTATTTCTGAAGGGTTTGAATTTGATCAATATTACAAATGACTCTCCGGAGAAATGAGGCAATCAATCATTACCGATGATTCTACCATCAATCCTACAGATCTAAAGTTTATTATCAAAATGAAAATAGACCTTCAGCCTATTAACATCCACTTCCCAGAGACATGCTATTCTTTTTCTCGTTAAGAAAAATGATCTCTGCCAATTTAAATAGACTGAGAATCATTAGCTGCTTCACCATAAACTCTTTGATACACTCAGCATTCCATCATTTTGATGAGATTCAGCTGAAGTATAAGCATAACGCAGGTTACCATTGGAAAAAGAAGAGCAAAACAGTGGAGGCCATCCCAGTGACATTTTAGCTAGAGCCTCTTTCCAGAGAATAACACTTCCGAATTGTCAatggattaattgtttttggttttATTGGGAATTATTTTCTATTTGCATCAATATTGTTTATTTCTTAGGCCAGTTTAAATGAACATATGTTGGCTACCAACCTGCTAGGCCTAGTTAAAGATGCACCTACTCCTGAATCTCTGCGGTCTCTCATTCCCACAGCTTCAGACTCATTGAGGGAATGCCCATCTCGATCAAAGTCACTGGGAGTAATCTGACCCTCTGACATAGAATGTCTTTCAAAGTCAAATGTCAAGTGATTGGATGAATTGAACTGTGGCTCACAGGCTGAGAGGTCTTCATCATGCATTTCAGGCAAAACATTTCTCGACCAATGGTCCACAATCTGCTGCAATCCATTCACATGTTGCAAAATATCATCCAAATGAGGAAAAATATCTTCTTTTTCCAAGTCCATTAAATCTCCAGTGCTGGCATATAAATGGGATCCAGGCACATTGTCATAAATACTGATTCTGCTTCCCCTTGGGCAGTAGTTCTTGGTCTTGGTTATGCTGCACTTCTCATTACCTAGAGAGATACTTCCAGTCCGCCAGTTTACAGGACTGCATTTGTCTGAAGGGGAAAGGCTTTCAATTGAAAGTGCCTTTGGGAAGGTTCCTGGTTTGTGATCCTTTGGAATGTGAACAACAAGATTTTCCTGGGAACAAAATTCATTCCGCCGATAGTGATCAGCCATTTGCTTCATAGTTGTCCCTGACATAATGTCTACATCATCAAGGTACATGCCACTCCGTTTGCTGGCAAACCGCCTCTTCCTTGATTTTAAGCATGGTGTACTTACCGCACTACCACTGTTTTCTGAGTGACTATCACTACTTGACTGAGTAGATGATGAAAATCCACTCTTGGTCGAATCCTTTGCTAAACTATCAAGATTTCCATTGACAATGTCCACACAATGCATGGTCTTCAGTGATTCTGGTTCCTGTTGCAGGACAGGTAAACTAATAACCAAAGCTTCAGATCGTATAGATCCCTTTAACTTATGAGAAGTTCTTGGTCTTAATGTTTCCATTCGTTTTAGAAGATTCTTCGTCTTCATTCTTGCATTCTTCTCAGTTTTCATGCCAAAAGTGGAATTCATAATGTCTTTTGCTGTCTGTTGAAATGAACAATTCAGTGGGATGGAGTCTCGCATTACTGTGGTTTCATTGCAGTTCTGTACAGAACTTTCTGGGTGTTCTGTGGTCGCACTGTTTGCTTCAACAGTTCTACCAGCCAAGCTCCTGTTGTCACTTCCTCCACTACTTTCACTGTGAATGGAGGAGACCTCAGGTTCACTCAGATCTGTAAGCACACTCTCACTGCTAGTTGTATTTTTTAGTTTCAAGCCTCCTGTAGATGTGCGGCCATCTTGCTTGGGAAACAGTACATCTATAGCGTCTAATCTCGACCATCTCTTGCTACTTCTTTGAAAGGTCCACTTGTCACTAATTGCACACAAGTCTTCTTCATCGGAATCTTCACTCTGAAACACAATGCAAATTATGAAGGACAACACATTTGCCATCAATTAAAGGAAAAGCAAAAGCCCTTGATTACTTTTGTACGATTTTCTAAGGTAAACATACGCTCCGATGTTTCTTTCATTGTTTTTACAGGAAGCTgagattgaaaaaaaatttatttcacaAAACAACATGAAATAATGAATTAACTTGCATAGTCTTTTGGTTTTATAGGGTTTTATGCTTAAAGTAATGCAATTTAGAATATTACTACCAATATAATTCCAGGACATTCAAAATATCGAACATGTAGAAAACCAAATAAGAAAAAACCAGGTCTCTCTTTGCAATCTTTATGATTGCTTCCTTTTCCAAAAGATATAAAAGCTAATTGTGGATCAGAGTTTAAATGCTTTGTCattaactctgatcttcagttgAACCCAACTAAACCCACCATTAGTGGATCATTAACTATCTCAGCAACAATCTCTCAGATTATTTTGCTAAAACTTGTTATGCTTCTATTTTTCTCTCCATGCTTgacaataaatttagatttaaattttaattttaaatttagacaaacagcacaattacaggccattttggcccatgtgaCTATGTCGCCAAATTTACGCACAATTAACATGCACCCcaagaacattttgaatggtgggaggaaaccagagcacctggggaaaagcTGCGTAGACACGAGGAAAagataccaactccttacagacagtgtggaatttgaaccccggtACCGAACACTAACCATGTCGCCCCAATGCTTATTTATGCTCATTAAAATCTAATCTTTTGAGTTGGATTTTAGTTACCTGCCCTATAATTTCTACTTGTGTGCAGATATCAAATTTTATTCAATAAACTCTCCTGTGAAAATCTTTGGGACATTTTTTTTGTGGTAAAAAGACATTGCAAAATTGCAAGAAATTGAGATGATTCACCAGCATTTACCATTCATAATAAGGCACATGCCATTCACAAATCGGAAAATGAGAACATCTTGAACATGTCTTTTTTTGAAAAGATTCCTTCAGCTTCCTTTTGACAGGAAGAGGTATAAAGATTATCCAACCCCTGGTCAACACTGGTCCTCTTTTACATTTAGCTGTATAACAGTTTGACCAAGGTGCAAATTTGTTAACAATGGAGTAGAGAAACACAAAATtgaagaaatacaataaataataTGATATGTAGATATTTTACAATGAACCTGTCCTGCTCAGAATAAGTAGGAGGCTGGGGAATGAGTGGAAATGGTGTGCAAACCAATCAATGTAATATTCTGGAGTAAAACATTAAAATCTGCAGacagtgattgtagtgaaaatacaatgcaggtcacacagcttactttatatagcaaagataaagacacataaccaacatttcaggccttcaTGATGGtgtgagcaaaatataggcaggcgcCGGAATAAagtgtgggtgggggggatgcGGCAGAGGTAAGAGCACAGGCCTATAGGCAAGAGGTAAGAAATGGataagggtagaagagaaaacgggggagagggaggatagCTCTCTgactggagaggaaaggggtgtaaagctggaggaaaggagacagaggggtagggaagagagggagaatgggaagagGTCTCACAGAAAGCAGAGCAGCTGATGTGGATACTATCCAGTTAGtacgtgcccagatggaatatttaggtgttgttgctccaatttatgggtggccctgggttggcagtgcatgagaccatagtcATTTTGGGGCAGGAATGGGgcatagaactgaaatggttggccactgtgagATCCCCATCATTGACGTGGATGGAGTGCAAGTGCTCAGATAAGctatcttccagtctgcgtccagtctctccatagTAAAGAGGCCACAGTGGGAGCAATGGATGCTGTAGATGACCCTCACAtgtggtgttgcttcacttggagggtctatttggggccccaaatgctgGTGAAGGCAGAGGTTTGgaacaagtgtggcacttcctgcaaaTACAGGAGTAGGTGCCAAGGGAGCATTTAAAGGGAAAAGATGCATGGACGTgggaatcacggagggagcggtcccttcagaaggcggagaggggaaggtgtgtctggtggtaggatcatgCTGTAGGTGACGGAAATGTAATATTCTATTTGGAGCTGTAGGTTggtgaaggttacaagaggatatagacaggaagcagagttgggcagaaaaatggcagatggagttcaatctggataagtgtgtggtgatGCAGATTGGAGGGACAAACCCGAAGCAAGTGTGGAGTGCTCCCATAGCTTACTGGAGAGCCGCACCAGCACCTTATCAGGCCTCTTCGGGGCCACTCCGACAACTCATGGGTCCACTCCGGGTGGCAAAAGCATACAAGACTGCCCacccttccccaccaccccccactccaTTCTGGACACACCTATTCTTCCATAACATCATCCTACTTCATAGTCCTGACAGttcactgtcaattatacaagaCTACATACAACATGATGGTCACTAAGGCCAGGACTCGTGAGACCTCCCTGTCGCTGTTTTTGGTGacctctggcacctaaaaaactTGCACTGCACCCCTGACCAGAAgtctgagtacaaggttaatgatcGGTTCCTTAAGAGTGTGGATTCAAAAACTGTCCCAtttctcaaggtcactgcacaggttgataggatagttaagaaggcctatgggatcctGGGATTTAGTAGtagagaggttatgttgcaactctacaaatctctggtgagaccacatttagagtattgtgttcagttctggtcacttcattataggaaggatatggaagctatggagagggtgcagaggagattgaccagaatgttgcctggattggaaaacaagacttatgaggcaaagtgagcagagctgggacttttctctttggagcattgaAGGATGGCAGGAGACTTTATAGAGGTCTAAAATATTATGAGGcaaagataaggtggacagccagcacctgtttcctagggtaggaatagcaaacaccagaggacatatgtacaaagttaagggatggaagtttaggggagacatcagggataagttttttttttacatagagttgtggatgccttgcCATGGATAGTGGTGGTGGAgagtgaaacattaggggcatttaagagactcttaaacaggcacatgaatgaaaaggTACTTCCAGTGGGCCAAAATACCCTGAtataaagccacatattctacccctatgcggctgtcgggaggccacctgaaagagcaggaggcgtCTCCAAGGCGCACCTtccaaccctcctccgagagggataatcggcagagcactgaggtcccccctaggcacctgaatgcagctgcctaaaGTGGTGaacacctgacagcccccctccccgctgcccctgcccctTGGTGCAGGACGTCAAGGAAGGGACAGCCGGCGCGGAACGtcagggctggagcggccagaCTGGCCAGTGCgggatgtcagggctggggcgTCCGCGCCGACCGCtccagccctgacgtcccgcgccggctgcccctgccccaacgtcccgaagggacaggagccggagtcaTCTCCAAGGCGCCTCTCTTGCAACTGTCCCTTTCAGATGGATAGTgcagcgctttcagggctgccacctgaacaaccattccacagcggttggggggggggggggtgcttagtacttcttttaaggaatatatgggtcagcacaacatcgagggacaaagtgcctgtactgtgctctagtgttctatgttctatttatcATTAATATCATtgtcaattataaaaaaaatcaattcaactATATTAAATATCCTGACTGTTCCAAGCAGTAAAAGTAGCTGTTTACAACACTCCAAATCCATCCACAACATCCTCTAATATTCTGGAtcccttttaaaaaatattaacttTTCTATTGGAAATGATGTCGGTGAGCATACGGATTCAGTTTGCCAAGGCCAGTCTCCTCAGacatcttccaccatctcagatcCACCTCTCAGGGCGTGCAAAGAATATTGAGTATAGTTTCAAGAAGTACTGAGTATCTATAGTAGTTCATTTATAGTGGAGTGTCAAAGCACTTAGTTATTCCCTTGCTTTGCCCATCATTAGGCAATGAGGCATCTTATTCTTTCAGTTGAATAATTAATGGGATAGGAGGAGAACATAATTTTACATTTTGTCTGTTGTTATGCACTAAGTTCAGCAGGATGTAAAAATGCCTTTAGATCTAACCCAGCCCAATCCCTAGCTGACTTGAGCTAAAAATTAGATTTATAATGCTGAATAGCTATTTGGAATGCAGTAGAAAAATACATTACAAATTCATGAGAAAAGAATGTAATATTTCTATTATAATTGGAATATTCCTCACTAATCATTCCAAAATTTTTGCTGACATCATTTCCAAGCACCATTAACCATTTCTAACACTTTAATAGCAAAATAGTTTATTTTAAGATTATTCTTTACAATACCAGACATTGCCTGAAGCTACACATCGTAATAGGAAATTCAATAAGAGACATTTCCTTACTTTTTTCCTGGGAAGGCTGATATCTATTTTCATAGAAGTGCACTTGTTCAGTGTATTCAGTCGCCTAGAAATCAACCAAATTACAATATATTAAAATTCCATTTTCACTGCAATAATCTTCAATCTCTAAGTTTAAAGCTGGGATTGAAAAAAAACATCTCTAGACAATTAATTGCCATTAACTGCAAGACATGctgctccatttaaaaaaaattaaaactgtgaATTACAGAGGAAAATCTTCAGCTGTAATATTTTAAGCTGTAGACAGATCACAGGACTGCATAATAAGCCAGTCAGTGCAGACACTGATAAAGACATTCTACTTACTATTCTGTTCAGGTACTCAAAGCATAAACACTGTATGGGTGTGGATTTTTCTAGCCTATACCAGCAGGTACCTTTGCTGCAAATGCAGCTGCTAATGTCAACTGTCCTTCTGCCAATTGCTTTTAAGAATGTGGTTGCTATGTTGCTTGCTTACCAAGGTCAGTCTAGTAAATTCACTGAGTGTTAATGGTCTTTACTGTGCATCTGATGATCATTAGAAAGAATGAACTGAGGAGCATCTCCTTTCTGAGCTACTCAGACATGTTGATGTCATCACAAACACCCTTAGCACCCTGTAGAATGCTAATCAAAAAAATCAGTATAAACTGGTTCCTCGGAACAAATAAACATTGTGGCGACACACAGTCATCTCCAGAGAACATGTCACAAGGGCCATTCAAGTGCTTAATACGATTAACAAATTCAGGTAATTTTCCTGAGGAGGTAGAAATTAAGCAGGATGAATGTGGTTTTGAAAGGACCTCATCATTTTTTTCCAGCTTCCTCAATGTGCCTTTTGTTTAATCCTCTTACAGTTGGGTAAACTTAGCACCTTTCAGAATTGAACCTGTGCCATGTCAGTGAGGCCACAGCATGCCTTCTTAAATGTGCAACCACATCCACCAGAGTGGAATCAAGTcatgttttaaaaatattcactCATAATTATCAATGATTTACAACCAAGATTAAGCTATTTTCCCAAATGTCTCATCTGAAAGCTTCTCTGTGACGGGTAAAACAATAAGGCAGAAATGTGATGATGAATTTGTGGAAGCTGCTGGACTTTACCTTCTAAACCCATCAGGTCTTAGTATCAAGAAGTTACATTTTATGATCTGCAACAGAACCACTCTAGCCACGCAAACAGCCTACTACCATGGGCCACCGGTTCCTCGTGAATATGGGGGCAGAGCTCAGCATCATTCCACCAATGTCACTAGAGACCCGAACACGGACCCACCCTGCAGGCAGCCAACAACAAAGCCATAAAGACCTTTGGCACATGGTGAGTGCCGATATGCCTTGGTGACTAGACCTTCTGCTGGGATTTCACACTGGCCACAATGGAGAAGCCGCTCCCTGGCGCAGACTTCCTCCGAGCTCACAGCCTGCTCGTGGACCTCAAAGCTAAACGCCTGGTGCAAGCCCAGACATTCCAGATTATCTAACTTGCTGCCACCAGCACGTGGAACCAGCATATGGCCACAGTCACCACCCCAACCAACAAGTATAACCACATTTTGTATGAATTTCCCTCCATCCTCAAGCCCCAGTTCACGTCCACAATACCGAGACACAGTGTACAGCACCACATTGTGACACAGGGCCCCCCCTCCAAGTGAAGGCCTGACGCCTTCCACTAGCCAAGCTGCAACTGATCAAGGAGTTCAAATGTATGGATGAGCTGGGGATCGTCTGCAGGTCTTACAGCCTGTGGGCCTCCCTtctgcacatggtacccaaagcCACAGGGGCCTGGCAACCTTGCAGGGACTACTGGTATCTCGACGATTCAACTACCCTGGACCGCTACCCAGTCCCCCATACACAGGATTTCATAGCCAACCTACACGGCGTGACTGTTTTCTCCAAAATTGATGGTATGAGGCTACCACCAAATTCCTGTACACACAGATGGCTTTGGGAAGATGGCTATCGTCATGCCTTTCAGACTCTTCAAGTTCCTTGCAGACCTTCCAACgtctcatggacgcagtgggcacagacctggactttgttttcatctacctggacaacatcctcattgccagcaggaACCACCAGGAACACGCTACCCACCGATGCAAATTCTACTTCCACCTGGCTAACTTTGGCCTCACAGTCAACCTTGTAAAGTACAAGTTTGGCCAGGAGGTGATCTATTTCCTAGGCCACATGATCACCAAGGATGGAGCGACATTATTGCCAAAGAAGGTGGAGGCCATTTGGCAGTTCGTAAGACCCAACACGCTCAAGGGCCTTCAGGAATTTGTTGGTGTGATAAATTTTTACAATGACTTTATTCCCGCTGCAGCACAAATCATTCACCCCCTCTTTGCCATGATGACCTCCAAACCGAAGGATATGGCCTGGAGTGAGGAGGCAGGCACAGCTTTTGAAAGGACTAAGGAGGCCCTAGCCCATGCCACATTGCTGGTCCACCCCAGAAAGGACATTCCCACCTCCCTGTCAGTTGACACATTGGCCATAGCAATAGGGAGCATACTCGAACAGCTGGTTGATGGACATAGGAGGCCACTGGCCTTTTGGCCCCCCACCCTGAGCTGAGttaaaatacagtgcttttgaccggGAACTCCTAGCCCTCTACCTCGTGGCCAGGCACTTCAGCTACTTACTCGAGGGCAGACCTTTCATAGTGTTTACTCACCACAAACCCCTCATTTACACCGTTTCAAAACTTTCCAacccctggtcggcctgccagcagcgCCACTTagcatacatctcagaattcACCACCAACATTCAACACCTCTCCAGAAAGGAGTCGTCGCTGATGCTCTCTCAAGGCTGGCCATACAGTCGTTGGCACCAGGCCTAGACTATTCCGAGCCGGCATGGGTGCAAGAAGACTAAGTGGAGACCCAGGCTCTTTGCACAGCCATCATTAGCCTCCTTTTCAAAGACGTCCCCCTGCCAGATAACGGCTGCACCATGCTCCTCAATGTGATCACTGGCCAGCCCTAACCTGTCATTTTGAGTCAATGGAGATGATGGGTTTTCCACTCCATCCATGACCTCTTGCACCTGTCCATCAAGACCACAGCACACATGGTTGCTGACTGTGCCCACACTTGCACACATTATCAGGTTTCCAAAGTCCACAGACACAAAAGTTCCTGTTCAGCCATATGAACCACTCAGCTGACGATTAAACCACATCACGTCGATATTGTCGGTCCCCTGCCCATTTCACGGGAAGCTCAGTATCTCATCACAGTGGTTGACCGAGCCAAcagatggccagaggccattccccTCAAAGACTTGACCACAGATTCCTGCACCAGGGCAGTGCTCACACAATGGACATCCCGGTTCAGGACACGGGCCCATATCACTACGGATAGGGGGACACAATTCACCTCGGCCTTGTGGATACATTACCTCCCTCTTCAGCacaaaactccaccacaccacccacagtccaatggcctggtaaAACATTTCCACTGCCACATAaagtcggcgctcatggcccACCTTGCCAGACCCAcctgggtggatgagctccccTGGATGTTCCTTGACATCCGGACAGCACTCAAGGAGGACATCCAGACCTCCTAAGCAAAGTTGGTATAGAAGCCCCTTTGACCCACCCTGGGGAATTCCTCCCCACCACTAAGGGCACAGACATAGAAGGAGGGGGAGCACTGCAAAAACTGAGGGACAGTTTGGGCTCCCTCACGCTGCAGCCTCCCTTGCACCATAGACTCCACCCTATTTTGGTGCCCGCAGAGACTTAAAGACAACTGGTTAAGTGTTCGTTCACCAAGGTGCgcgctccttccccccccccccaccccccacttccaGCAACCCTACGAAggccctgtcttgggtaaacttatacctctcattttgttcgttttagattggtcacagtatttgaactaccgaaagaaaatagacacacacacacaccgagatcagttcagtttatacaagtctttattactaaatagctagctgaattcacactacaataggcaagcccttcccaattatacttatcaatgcctggactggtcccaactgccaaagcgaggcaacgactacacacttgtataggttgtcagggcaccgtagcagcttctctacctccctcgacctagctggactcttgaagttcttcttcttgctgagagatgttgccacctcttggggagtctctaacttcagcagtgggaccatggcttaatacccaaaagttgtttacttcagatcttatctctttgaataaatgatttaattatcttcaaggtctcctgacagtctgcgaccaacaaaagaaaactgcatctctgggcctcatggtggaagatggataatgtctactgattcatatgcatccctgggccccatagtgtaaatttaggtgtgtctaaatatgcatcctgggccccatggtggaatttaggtgtgtctactaaatatgcatcctgggcctcatggtgtaaattagattatgtctgctgattctaaataacaagcaggttctcagccttgcagctacAGAAGTagaaaacacagtttaaatcttccattacaggtcCTTCACATtagacattgggggcagggaggaaatGTTCACAGCCGACCGCCTGAAGCAGGTTTCCCTACAGCCAGCTAAGTGTGGCGGCAGGCCCCTGAAGGCGAATCCAACACAGGACACAGGGGCACAGGACATTATTGTcggttcggtggggggggggggggtgggggggaggggttgtgtgGTGGTACACATCACTGACGTACACATCACTGACAGCAGGCGAAATGGTCCGCGTGTTACAGTCATGGCAGTGGAGTAGCT encodes:
- the stard13a gene encoding stAR-related lipid transfer protein 13 isoform X6, which gives rise to MFKDLCISTYWKTSIKALFWFDIKCSSVSGFFILVSTKEIEMESAHSGDHQKLPISVVSMCMESSTCTSCEEGIIAFEQGNMNKTKIIDPKGDDGRSIENSSSSPLCCMEKLMEHEHSSRVAKSHGNQEYGITLYPTEWNFECNVEKLDSTATYKVPSISSLYRNTCKTQLKVKNLGSNIITFSDFGSPTETTPRKPTELYIYEALDGIYGSNSSEEMPHNMGYFMRKRKQDVRGKLKNGDFNVRPKLCQFRKYSEGVDIPVKDNPREKKEALPLKLSQETAEIEAKEACDWLRAAGFPQYAQLYEDSQFPIDIASVKKDHDFLDKDFIEPLCRRLNTLNKCTSMKIDISLPRKKSEDSDEEDLCAISDKWTFQRSSKRWSRLDAIDVLFPKQDGRTSTGGLKLKNTTSSESVLTDLSEPEVSSIHSESSGGSDNRSLAGRTVEANSATTEHPESSVQNCNETTVMRDSIPLNCSFQQTAKDIMNSTFGMKTEKNARMKTKNLLKRMETLRPRTSHKLKGSIRSEALVISLPVLQQEPESLKTMHCVDIVNGNLDSLAKDSTKSGFSSSTQSSSDSHSENSGSAVSTPCLKSRKRRFASKRSGMYLDDVDIMSGTTMKQMADHYRRNEFCSQENLVVHIPKDHKPGTFPKALSIESLSPSDKCSPVNWRTGSISLGNEKCSITKTKNYCPRGSRISIYDNVPGSHLYASTGDLMDLEKEDIFPHLDDILQHVNGLQQIVDHWSRNVLPEMHDEDLSACEPQFNSSNHLTFDFERHSMSEGQITPSDFDRDGHSLNESEAVGMRDRRDSGVGASLTRPSRRQRLRWHSFQISHQLSFTLASLQISTQSAAQLNLLQKFSLLRLTAIMEKYSMSNKHGWTWSVPKFMKRMKVPDYKDKNVFGVPLIVHVQRTGQPLPQSIQQAMRYLRSQCLDQVGLFRKSGAKSRIQALRQMNETSPDNVSYEDQCPYDVADMLKQFFRDLPDPLLTSKLGETFLHIYQLT